In Desulfomonile tiedjei, the DNA window CGGCCTGGGGCCTAGCTTCAGCCCATTTTTCCACAAAGTGCCATGTTTGGGTCAGACGCTTCCAGCTCACAGTTCCCTCCTTTTGTCGCAAGAGATCCATTCTGATGAAGATCGGTTGCCAGATGTTGCCTAGACGTTGCTGCGTTCAAGGCGCGCGTACGCGCCGCTGATGGCGGGTGATCCGGCGGCATTGAGGACCTTGAAAAAAAGGTCCGTGCCTGGGCCATCCGAACTGCGACCCGACAGAATCATCCGAATTTCGGATCCCGGCACAACCATGCCGGTGAAACGGCACGCCACAGAACGTAGGGCATAAGGATTGCCGTCGGCTTCACGATTGATGATTTCGCGTATCGCGTAGGCCAGGGTGGCTGTTCCCTGGAGAATGATTCCTGGAAGGCCGAGTCCGCGAGCGAACGCGACTGAAGTATGAATCGGGAAAAAGATGTTTGTGCAGCCGTCGTACACAAACGGAGCGACCGGATCGATGAAAATCGGGGTCTCCCAGAGGGGCGGGCCTTGTCCCTTATGCTCTGGGACTGTAGGAAGTGGTTCAGAGTTTTTGGCCTCGCCGCAACATTCCACCCCTCGCATGAGACCGCCCAAATATTCGGTGAAAACCGACCGGCCTTGTTCATCCACCGCGCGATAACGTATGACGACCAGTGTGCCGGCCTTGTGCGGGGAGATCTCCGCTATGGAACCTTTGATCGTCAATTTGTCGCCGGGCCGGACAGGCCTGTGGAAGAGGAGGTGCTCCGTAAAGTGGACCTGGGTGGCCAGGATTTCCTTTGGGAAGTTGTCTGCATCTATATAGTCCCAAATCCTCTCCGAAATCGGCCATGTCACTGCAACAGCGAACATCGGGGGAGCGATGACACCCCTTTCACGCTCGTCGTCGAAGTAGAAGGGATTGGGGTCACCTACTGCCGCCGCATAGTTCATGGTACGGCGCCAGGTGATTTCTGTATGGAAGTCTCTGAAACACATGCCGGCGAAGTCGGTATCGAGCTTCACGATCACCCTCACTTGTCCCGAATCATCTGTGTGCGGCTGTTAGTCTTTTCGACTCTCCGAGCATACTTTATCTCCCTCCGTATGGTCAATGCAGTAGGATTGACGGGGATGCATTTCAGCAGGTACTGCTTCTTTAACCGGGTTGAAATTCCACGCACTTCCCGCAGAGCCTGCGCACAAGCAGCCAACAGCCTTTGGCTCATATACTCCGGGAAAACATCTCAATCGCCTAAAGCTTGCCCCGTCTGGAAAATCCAGATATGTTAAACAGTGAGGCGTTGAAAATGGTCCGCCGGCCAGCGAGGTCAGTGTTGTGTGTTTGGCCGGGCCAGGCTTTCAATGCACTTTGGTACGAATGAGAATCGTTGTTAGGTTTGGGAGCCTTGTTAAGATGGCCATTCGGGGAGCAAAACGTGTGGGACCGCAAATCATTCAGGGAATGACTCTCCGAAATGTGCTGGAAGTGCTGGCACGACACGACTTTCAAATAGATGCTTCTTGCCTTGGTCGGTTAGCTCATCTGCTGGCCCTTGGCATATTCAATTCCGTTTACGGAGGATGCGAGACATTTTTCAATGCTCGGGAAATCAGCAAAGTCCAAATAGAACACCCCCCGCTCTTTGTACTCGGTCATTGGCGAAGCGGCACCACGCACCTGCACAACCTGCTGAGCCACGATCCGAATTTTGCATTTCCTACAGCTTATCAGGCCTTGTTCCCTAACCATTTTATCTTCTCCCAGGTGGGTGGACCGCTTTTCGACCGCTTAGCTCCAAGAAAGCGTCCGATGGACAATATGGCTTTTTCCTCGTTGGTCCCCCATGAAGACGAATTTGCGCTGGTCGCTCACTCCACAATTTCACCATACATGCGGTTTATATTCCCGGTCACCGGGGCTGACGGCTACTCAAAGTTCGACCCCTGCGAGTTGCCACCTGAGGCCCTGGAAAGATGGAAAAAATCCTTCACGATGTTTCTGAAGAAGGTCACTCTGTCCGAGGGCAAGAGAATAGTTTTGAAGTCCCCTCCGCACATGGCAAGGCTGCGCACGTTGCTCGAATTGTTCCCAAAGGCTCAATTCATCCATATCGTGCGAGACCCATATATGGTTTACCTGTCCACACGTAAGCTCTGGGCGGATTCACTCGCCTTTGCATGGCTCCAGGCACCGAGTCCGGAGCAGCTGGACGAGACGATCCTTTCCTCTTATTGCGAGTTGTTCACTCTGTTTCACCGGGATCGGTCATTAATTCCTGACGGGGCGCTGCACGAAATGAAGTTTGAGGACCTTGAAGCCGATCCGATGGGTACACTGAAAAAGTTGTACGAAAGGTTCGACCTGGGCGGGTTCGACCAGTTTGAGGCTCGGGTTTGTCCTTATCTGGAAAAGATCAAGAAATATGAGAAAAACCACTACAGCCTTGACGAAGTAAGTCGCCGAAAGGTCGCGCTTCGTTGGCGCTCAACGTTTGACCGTTACGGTTACCCGGTGTGATTCGGAGTGTTAATCTTCTGGAGTAGGTTCCGATGGGTTTGGATCTCAAGGACTATACCAGTTGCCACAATTTTTGACCTTTTGCACAGCCCGCACTCTAAAAGAACCGGTAGGGCCCAGAGCCTGCCCCGGACCGCGATCCGGGGCCCTGCCGGGCCGGACAAGATTGAGGCCAGAGTTCCCTTTTTGAACGCAAGACGGTATAATGAATTGAACTTGCCGGAAACCCTCTCCACGAGCGCGGGTGGTTGGTTTTGTTGAGATTTTTAACAATATTGCTGGACAAAAGGCTTCCTTTAACCTATAAGCCGTGGACATGTCAAGACAGAGGTACCGTATGATCGGGACCTTTCGTTCTTGGCCGGAAAAGGGATGTTGAGATAGCTTTCGCCCAGGTTTTATAGGGTCCGCGGAATTCTTCTGCATGCCGCCGCGTACCGAGGTTTGGCGGTACGGGCAATTAGGACGGGTTGCTTTTTTACAAAGGAGGGAACATGCAGATCGGGGATGTTATCCACTTGGACGGTCTTAAGGCCGAATACAGCCTTTTTGGCCGCGATCGCTTTTCCACTTGCACTCTGCCGGATGGGGACTACGTGATCCTCGGTTTCGAGGAAGGATATGTGAAGCTCGCCTGGAGCGACGGGGCAGGCGCACCTTCCCGCAAACACCGCTACCGAATCAGAGAAGCTGAGGTCAAACCCGGCTTCTTAAGCTGAGACGGTCTAACTTGACTAACCCTGGCACAAGGCATAATTGGGAGTTTCAGGCGGGCTCTAATTGCTCCATCCATTGTTCCCAAGAGCTGCGCAACGCGACTTAAGCCGTAATATGGTGTTTGCTCCTGGATTGAATTTGGAACATCCGGGGAGAACTTTCGTTCGACTATACCAGTTGTCACCATTTTTGACTTTTTGCACAGCCCGCGTTCTACAAGTGGTTGCAAAACCTTGCTGGCCGGCAGAGTTACAGTAGGGGCGCTTCGAGAAGCGCCCAGATTTCGGGCGGTTCCCGAACCGCGCCGTACAAAGCCCGGAAACTGGTGCACGTGTTATCGAGATTTTGCAACCAGCTGTAGTAGGACCAGTAGGGGCCGGTGTCCCTGCCACGCCAGCGGCGTGATTGATGTGTATCAGGAAAATGTGCCGGCACGGAAGCCGACACCTACCAATTTCCGGGAGGCGCTTTTCATATTGGGACACTGTTTTTGCCACATGCTATAAATGAAACGGATGATTGAATGAGCTAGCGAGGATGGGCCTTTCGACGCCTCACACGGATGTCGATCGTGCTTGTCATCAAAGTGAATACTTGCACTTGGCTCAGTGGCCCTTTAGGCTGGCCCCCATGGGATGGAAAGGAGAGAAATGGCTCTAACGGAGGAATACCTCAAGCCCGCAGCGTCCCGGCTGTCCCGGCTGCAATGGGTCCTTGCCGGCCTTATACTTGGTTTTTTCCTGGGATTCGTCGACACCCTCCTGATCGCCGCTGTGCTGGGGTCTGTCGGGGCCAAGGTTCCTGCCTACTTCGGCGTCCCGACCACCTTCATCGGATACTTTTTCTCCGGCGTTATTCTCGGGCGCTTCGCTCCACGCAACATTCTGTGGGAGCCACCCATCGGCGTTTTGGGCTGCGTGTGGCTTTTTATGCTGGGCTTTGTAGGTTTAAGCGGTCATGGCGTCTTATTATTCCTTTTCTATTTCGCGGTGGTCCCGTCTATCGCTGTGGGAGCAAGCTACCTCGGCATGAGGGTCGGGAGGAAGGACCTTCCAAGGTGGCGTACCCGTGCCAAAGAATCCGACGGCCACGATAAACCCAAGCAAGAAGGTCTGTGAGGACCTGCACATTCCCTTCGTGACGCAATCATTAAATGACATGCTGCAAGAGGGAGGTTCCGACCTGGTATTACCGGCCTTTTCGTTGGCCGTAGTGACGCCGTGACGGCAGGGTCAGCCGCGGTGCAAGAATTTAGGAAATGCCCACTTTCCCACTTGACCTTTTTGGAATTGTGGTATATCAAGGGGACAGGAGGAATCCCACCATGATTAGAACTGCAGATTCAAAGGGTAGAATCAGCCTTGGCCAGCGCTTTGCCAACAAGCCCGTGATCATTGAGAGCATCAGCGACACTGAAGTGAAGGTCTCGCTTGCCCGTGTGATCCCGGAACGGGAAATGTGGCTGTTTCAAAATCCGGAAGCGAGGGAATTGGTGTTCTCTGCGCTGGAACGACTAAGGAGGGGAGAGTTTGCCGAAAACCCACCAGATCTCGAAGCTGATGAAGAACTAGCGTCACGGCTTGAGGACTGATATGAAGTTCTCTCTCGTTTGGGACCGGAGAGCCAAAGACGTATATGCCGCTCTTAAGCGCAAAGCTGAGGCTTCACTAGCGGTCAGGGAAAAGTCTCGGCACAAGAAAGCAAGCAGGGACGAGGGGCTTTTCAAGCAGGTTCGCAAGTGTTTAGAGTTGCTACAGCAAAACCCGA includes these proteins:
- a CDS encoding MaoC family dehydratase N-terminal domain-containing protein — its product is MKLDTDFAGMCFRDFHTEITWRRTMNYAAAVGDPNPFYFDDERERGVIAPPMFAVAVTWPISERIWDYIDADNFPKEILATQVHFTEHLLFHRPVRPGDKLTIKGSIAEISPHKAGTLVVIRYRAVDEQGRSVFTEYLGGLMRGVECCGEAKNSEPLPTVPEHKGQGPPLWETPIFIDPVAPFVYDGCTNIFFPIHTSVAFARGLGLPGIILQGTATLAYAIREIINREADGNPYALRSVACRFTGMVVPGSEIRMILSGRSSDGPGTDLFFKVLNAAGSPAISGAYARLERSNV
- a CDS encoding sulfotransferase, which gives rise to MAIRGAKRVGPQIIQGMTLRNVLEVLARHDFQIDASCLGRLAHLLALGIFNSVYGGCETFFNAREISKVQIEHPPLFVLGHWRSGTTHLHNLLSHDPNFAFPTAYQALFPNHFIFSQVGGPLFDRLAPRKRPMDNMAFSSLVPHEDEFALVAHSTISPYMRFIFPVTGADGYSKFDPCELPPEALERWKKSFTMFLKKVTLSEGKRIVLKSPPHMARLRTLLELFPKAQFIHIVRDPYMVYLSTRKLWADSLAFAWLQAPSPEQLDETILSSYCELFTLFHRDRSLIPDGALHEMKFEDLEADPMGTLKKLYERFDLGGFDQFEARVCPYLEKIKKYEKNHYSLDEVSRRKVALRWRSTFDRYGYPV